In a single window of the Streptococcus ilei genome:
- a CDS encoding cytidine deaminase, with translation MATTELIDLAVKTSENAYVPYSHFPIGAVLVTDDGKLYTGVNVENASFGLTNCGERTAIFKAVSEGERSFKELIIYGQTEKPVSPCGACRQVMAEFFEPDLPVTLVAKDKSTVVMTVKELLPYSFTDLT, from the coding sequence ATGGCGACTACTGAGTTGATTGACCTAGCTGTAAAAACAAGTGAGAATGCTTATGTACCTTATTCTCATTTTCCAATCGGGGCTGTCCTTGTGACAGATGATGGAAAGCTTTATACAGGCGTCAATGTTGAAAATGCTAGCTTCGGCTTGACCAATTGTGGCGAGCGGACAGCCATCTTTAAGGCTGTTTCAGAAGGGGAGCGTTCATTTAAGGAATTAATTATTTATGGTCAGACGGAAAAACCAGTTTCACCCTGTGGTGCTTGTCGCCAGGTGATGGCTGAATTTTTCGAGCCAGACCTACCGGTTACTCTGGTAGCCAAAGATAAATCGACGGTCGTGATGACGGTCAAGGAATTGCTTCCATATTCCTTTACAGATCTTACCTAG
- the deoC gene encoding deoxyribose-phosphate aldolase, translating to MKLNKYIDHTLLKPDAQQEQIEALIEEAKEYDFASVCVQPTWVNFAVEGLRDSDVKVCTVIGFPLGANTPAVKAFETQNAIQNGADEIDMVINIGALKSKNLTLVEEDIQSVVDASGDHLVKVIIETCLLTETEKVVACQIAKLAGADFVKTSTGFSTGGATVEDVALMRQVVGPDMGVKASGGTRSYEDAQAMIQAGANRIGTSSGVAIMKGEVAHGDY from the coding sequence ATGAAATTAAACAAATACATAGACCACACACTATTAAAACCGGATGCACAGCAAGAACAAATCGAGGCTTTGATCGAAGAAGCGAAAGAATATGATTTTGCGAGTGTTTGTGTGCAACCAACATGGGTCAACTTCGCAGTTGAAGGACTTCGGGATTCAGATGTAAAAGTGTGTACAGTGATTGGTTTTCCTCTTGGCGCGAACACACCAGCTGTTAAAGCATTTGAAACTCAAAATGCCATTCAAAATGGAGCCGATGAGATCGATATGGTCATCAATATCGGTGCCTTGAAATCCAAAAACCTTACGTTAGTAGAAGAGGATATTCAGTCTGTTGTGGATGCAAGTGGGGATCACTTGGTAAAAGTGATCATCGAAACCTGCTTATTGACCGAAACTGAAAAAGTAGTAGCTTGCCAGATCGCTAAATTGGCGGGAGCTGACTTTGTCAAAACTTCGACTGGATTTTCTACTGGTGGGGCAACTGTTGAGGATGTGGCTCTCATGCGCCAGGTTGTGGGACCTGATATGGGAGTAAAAGCATCTGGTGGGACTCGTAGCTATGAGGATGCTCAAGCTATGATCCAAGCGGGTGCTAACCGAATTGGTACTTCCTCTGGAGTAGCCATTATGAAGGGAGAAGTAGCCCATGGCGACTACTGA